The window TTACACCCAACTTCTCAAGACCCAGATTTTCGACATTACCGACAACACCAACGGCGGAAATGATACGATCCGCCTTCATCGTTTCAGTCTTGCCACCTTTTTTCTCAATCGTAGCAACCACATTGCCTGAACCTTTGGCTACACCGGTTACCTTGGCTTCGGTAAGAATTTTGATGCCTTGCTTCTCAAGACGCTTTCGAGCAAGCGCTGCAATTTCTTTATCCTCGGCAGGCAATATCTGAGGTACCAGCTCAACAACGGTCACATCCGCGCCCATGGTTTTGTAGAAGCTGGCAAATTCGATGCCGATGGCACCTGATCCAACCACCAAAAGAGATTTTGGCATCTTATCCGGATTGAGCGCTTCAAAGTAGGTCCAGATATGTTTGCCATCAGGCTCCAGACCCGGCAATACGCGAGGGCGCGCACCGGTTGCCAGAATGATATGCTTGGCTTGATATGCACCAGCATCATCACCCTTCACAGTCAGGCTTCCCTTGCCTGCCAGTTCTGCAGTACCTTTGATTACGGTGACCTTGTTCTTCTTGAGCAGGAAGCCAACTCCGGTATTCAGCTGCTTGGAAACACCACGGGAACGGGCAACAACGGCCTTGAGATCGAAGCTTGGGTCTTTGACAGAGAGGCCATAGTCAGAAGCGTGGTTCATATAGTGAAAGATCTCCGCTGAGCGCAGCAGGGCCTTGGTCGGGATACAACCCCAATTCAGACAAATGCCGCCTAGATCACCTTTTTCGACAATCGCGGTCTTGAAACCCAATTGTGAAGCGCGGATCGCAGTCACATAGCCCCCAGGGCCAGAGCCCACAACGATCACATCAAATTCACTTTGTGCCATATCCCAGATCCCTTTATATTGCCTGTCAATTCCGTTAGGGCCGTTTCAACCCAAGTTCTCTTGTTTCTTTCCAAAAAGCCGGTACAAGAAGCCAACTTGCCCCTGCCCGTCTTCAATTTCTTGGTTGCAATCTCACTTCGAGATTCATAACTTTCAGGTAAACCAGCCAATGTCGTTCGCATCGATCACATCAATCAAGCCCCGATCCCTGATCCTGCTTTGCCTTAGTCAGGTGGCTGTCCTTTCTCTTTGGTTCTCAGCTTCCGCCGTTGCTCCAAGCCTTGCTCAAGAATTCAATCTCTCCGGCAGCGACATCGCGTTGCTTTCGTCCATGGTTCAAGCTGGTTTTGTCGTCGGCTGCCTGATCAGCGCCGCACTTGGCCTGGCTGATCGAACCGACCCGCGCCTGCTTTACGCCATTTGCGCGCTGACCGGTGCCGCCGCAAACTACGCATTCATTTATGTAGAACCAGGCACCAGCCTGTCCGTTTTCTTGCGTTTGCTTACCGGCGCAGTCATAGCTGGGGTCTATCCCGTTGGGATGAAAATCGCCATGAGCTGGGCGGGCAAAGATGCAGGTCTTCTGGTTGGAGCACTTGTTGGCTCGCTGATGATCGGCTCTGCGGCCCCCCATCTCCTCGCCTTTTGGGGAAATGTAGACTGGCGCGCGGTGCTCTCTGCAACCAGCTGGATTTCTGGCCTCGGCGGCCTTACTGTTCTTTTGGTTGCCATCGGCCCGAACTATGCCAAATCGCCAAAATTCCAAATGGGTCTGGCTTTTCAGGCTTGGACGAACAAGCCCATTCGCCTCGCTAATTTTGGCTATTTCGGCCATATGTGGGAGGTCTATGCCATGTGGGCCTGGATTGGCATCTTCCTTGGTGCCAGCTTTGAAGCTGCCGGTCTGGAAAATGCCCAAAGCTGGGCGTCCCTGATGGCCTTCTTCTCCATTGCGGCCGGCATGCCCGGCTCCGTTCTTGGTGGAATGATCGCAGACCGCGTTGGCCGTACGGTTATGACCAGTGCCGTGCTTGCCATGTCGGGATTCTGCTGCTTGATCATAGGTCCAGCCTTCGGCGGATCGATTGTTCTTGTCAGCCTGATCGCTCTGTTCTGGGGTGCAACTGTCTCCCCCGATAGCGCTCAATTCTCGACATCCGTTGGTGAATTGTCCAAACCAGAGCACAGAGGCACGATGCTGACCATGCAAACAGCCATCGGCTTCACCCTCGCTCTTGTCTCTGTACAACTCATGCCACATTGGATCGACCTTGTTGGCTGGCAATGGGCCTTCACCCCGCTGGTTGCAGGCCCGGTTTTCGGAATCGCCTCCATGCTAAAACTGAGACAACTCCCCCAATCCCAGCAGCTGGCAAATGGTCGCCGCTAAGATAATATTGCCCTCCAAGGGCTGGTCGCCCTTGGAGATTTGCCTTTTTTGCTGAAACTTAAACCAGCATGCCCATTGGGCTTTCCAGATAGCCCTTGAAGGCAGCCAGAAGCTCAGCACCCAATGCACCATCAACCACACGGTGATCGCAGGACAAGGTCACTGACATCACGGTCGCTACTTTCAGCTCATCACCATCAACAACCGGACGCTTTTCACCCGCACCGACAGCCAGAATGGTGCCATGTGGTGGGTTGATCACAGCCGAGAAGTTCTTGATGCCGAACATACCGAGGTTGGAAACCGCAGTTGTACCACCC is drawn from Cohaesibacter gelatinilyticus and contains these coding sequences:
- a CDS encoding MFS transporter, with amino-acid sequence MSFASITSIKPRSLILLCLSQVAVLSLWFSASAVAPSLAQEFNLSGSDIALLSSMVQAGFVVGCLISAALGLADRTDPRLLYAICALTGAAANYAFIYVEPGTSLSVFLRLLTGAVIAGVYPVGMKIAMSWAGKDAGLLVGALVGSLMIGSAAPHLLAFWGNVDWRAVLSATSWISGLGGLTVLLVAIGPNYAKSPKFQMGLAFQAWTNKPIRLANFGYFGHMWEVYAMWAWIGIFLGASFEAAGLENAQSWASLMAFFSIAAGMPGSVLGGMIADRVGRTVMTSAVLAMSGFCCLIIGPAFGGSIVLVSLIALFWGATVSPDSAQFSTSVGELSKPEHRGTMLTMQTAIGFTLALVSVQLMPHWIDLVGWQWAFTPLVAGPVFGIASMLKLRQLPQSQQLANGRR
- the lpdA gene encoding dihydrolipoyl dehydrogenase, with translation MAQSEFDVIVVGSGPGGYVTAIRASQLGFKTAIVEKGDLGGICLNWGCIPTKALLRSAEIFHYMNHASDYGLSVKDPSFDLKAVVARSRGVSKQLNTGVGFLLKKNKVTVIKGTAELAGKGSLTVKGDDAGAYQAKHIILATGARPRVLPGLEPDGKHIWTYFEALNPDKMPKSLLVVGSGAIGIEFASFYKTMGADVTVVELVPQILPAEDKEIAALARKRLEKQGIKILTEAKVTGVAKGSGNVVATIEKKGGKTETMKADRIISAVGVVGNVENLGLEKLGVKTDRGCVVVDGYGRTNIPGIYAIGDVAGPPMLAHKAEHEGVICVEKIKGLPNVHAMDKNKIPGCTYCHPQIASVGLTEDQAKAAGHEIRVGRFPFIGNGKAIALGEPDGLIKTIFDNKTGQLLGAHLIGAEVTELVQGFAIAMNLETTEEELIHTIFPHPTLSEMIHESVMDAYDRVIHT